The following are from one region of the Coleofasciculaceae cyanobacterium genome:
- the cbiM gene encoding cobalt transporter CbiM — MHIPDGFLPPGVCIAGYALTGGVTWYCLRQIDRDRNLQANIPKASLLTAAFFVASLIHIPIPPTSIHLIFNGLMGALLGYYAFLAILIGLFFQAVMFQHGGMSTLGANAIIIGSPSIAAYHLFQQRGRLRGEKLIILTTILSFASGAGALLLSAAMFAILLVTNISPDMDVNAERTAIVISLGSYSIQAAIEGVFTVMLISFLEKVKPELLKS, encoded by the coding sequence ATGCTTTGACTGGTGGCGTTACCTGGTACTGTTTGCGCCAGATTGATCGAGATCGTAATCTTCAAGCGAATATCCCTAAAGCTTCTTTGTTGACGGCGGCTTTTTTTGTCGCTTCTTTAATTCATATTCCTATACCCCCCACTAGTATCCATTTGATTTTCAATGGTTTAATGGGCGCGCTTTTAGGTTACTACGCTTTTCTGGCAATCTTGATTGGTCTATTTTTTCAAGCCGTGATGTTTCAGCATGGCGGAATGTCTACTTTGGGGGCTAATGCCATCATTATCGGTTCGCCTTCGATCGCAGCTTATCATCTATTTCAACAACGGGGGCGTTTGCGGGGCGAAAAACTAATAATTTTAACTACAATTTTGTCTTTTGCTTCTGGTGCAGGAGCATTGTTATTGTCGGCAGCGATGTTCGCCATTCTGTTAGTAACTAATATTTCTCCTGATATGGATGTTAATGCCGAAAGAACCGCTATTGTTATCTCTTTAGGTAGCTATAGTATTCAAGCAGCTATTGAAGGTGTATTTACGGTGATGTTAATTTCTTTTCTGGAGAAAGTTAAACCTGAATTATTAAAATCTTGA